A region of Papaver somniferum cultivar HN1 unplaced genomic scaffold, ASM357369v1 unplaced-scaffold_14, whole genome shotgun sequence DNA encodes the following proteins:
- the LOC113335360 gene encoding protease Do-like 5, chloroplastic, with protein sequence MVVVLGSIHHHLISKSAIIISANISSSSSVNKSQRLFLTRRNSSILATSSILSSFLHLASFQLENARVEEEAPQRQEERAVQVFEEASPSVVFIKDLELAKTSSGRSTNTEEVLTKEEDETAKVEGTGSGFIWDKSGHIVTNYHVIAKLATDTTGLQHCKVFLEDAHGEKFSKEGKLVGFDPTYALAVLNIDGSEKAGILINVIKISFKVRPTTGLAFMQKKIYFEREPYTTKYITTGK encoded by the coding sequence atggtggtggtgttgggtTCCATTCATCATCACTTGATCTCTAAATCCGCAATAATAATCTCAGCAaacatttcttcctcttcttctgtgAACAAGTCACAGAGATTGTTCCTCACAAGGCGGAATTCTTCAATATTAGCTACTTCctcaattttatcttcttttctaCATTTGGCGTCTTTTCAGTTGGAAAATGCTCgagtagaagaagaagcaccTCAGCGCCAAGAAGAACGGGCCGTTCAGGTATTCGAAGAGGCTTCTCCTTCGGTGGTTTTTATTAAGGACCTTGAATTAGCTAAGACCTCGTCAGGCAGAAGCACAAATACTGAAGAAGTTCTTacgaaagaagaagatgaaactgcGAAAGTCGAAGGGACTGGTTCTGGTTTCATATGGGATAAAAGTGGACACATAGTGACCAATTATCATGTCATAGCTAAGTTGGCAACTGATACGACTGGACTTCAGCATTGCAAGGTATTTCTTGAAGATGCACACGGGGAAAAGTTCTCCAAGGAAGGCAAACTTGTTGGTTTTGATCCCACGTATGCTTTGGCGGTTTTAAATATCGATGGGTCCGAAAAGGCGGGAATACTTATTAATGTAATAAAAATTAGTTTTAAAGTAAGACCAACCACTGGGTTAGCCTTCATGCAAAAAAAGATTTATTTTGAACGAGAACCCTACACAACGAAGTATATCACAACGGGAAAGTAA